In a genomic window of Methanomassiliicoccales archaeon:
- a CDS encoding peptidylprolyl isomerase translates to MKVEKGDFVVFNYVGKFENGEIFDTTYEDIAKEAGIYVEDRTYGPLGANVGVGELIPGMDEALVGMGVGEKKTIVVPPEKGYGMPREDLIVDVPKSEFEKAGIEPTEGAYIMTDSGIARITAITEESVTLDFNHPLAGKTVIFEVEIVDIEKAKPESHEA, encoded by the coding sequence ATGAAAGTTGAAAAAGGAGATTTCGTGGTTTTTAACTACGTTGGGAAGTTTGAAAACGGGGAGATATTCGATACAACTTATGAGGATATCGCTAAAGAAGCTGGCATTTATGTGGAAGACAGGACATATGGGCCTCTGGGTGCTAATGTAGGTGTTGGCGAACTTATCCCCGGAATGGATGAAGCCCTTGTAGGGATGGGAGTTGGAGAGAAGAAAACTATAGTGGTCCCTCCCGAAAAGGGTTACGGAATGCCGAGGGAAGACTTGATAGTTGACGTTCCAAAAAGTGAGTTTGAAAAGGCCGGCATAGAACCCACCGAGGGAGCATACATAATGACCGACAGCGGAATAGCAAGGATAACAGCAATTACAGAAGAAAGCGTTACTTTAGACTTCAACCACCCATTGGCAGGGAAAACAGTAATATTTGAAGTGGAAATAGTGGATATAGAAAAGGCAAAGCCAGAATCACATGAAGCCTGA
- a CDS encoding type II secretion system F family protein, with product MAEIKFLRPLAKALEKVLPQRWVRRYELFLYSAGISFLALEFLLVSLLLASVVGVIVFILSPVKIYAIPLSLAVFLGIAYVYPYYLLSKKIEDMEKNLPDAFFYIASSLRAGVSFSEALEEASTARFGALTEEFKRTVQEIKKGRSTIEALKAFAIRNRKSSIIYRSTMIILEAYERGAPMADVLVAVANDVREILRIKKERKASTGMQAMFFIIASGFIGPAILGIVSQIMNSMSSPEMGFTLPLEAIGNISLAFVAIQAIVSGLGIGIIREGKFSAGFKYSAMLAILGEIIFLVATRVQISGFM from the coding sequence TTGGCCGAAATTAAATTCCTCCGACCTCTTGCGAAGGCCCTTGAAAAAGTACTTCCCCAGAGGTGGGTTAGAAGATATGAGCTCTTTTTGTATTCAGCGGGAATATCATTTTTGGCGCTTGAATTTTTGCTGGTATCTTTACTACTGGCATCCGTTGTAGGGGTAATAGTTTTCATTCTGTCTCCAGTCAAGATCTACGCAATTCCACTATCTCTTGCGGTGTTTTTGGGAATTGCGTATGTTTATCCATACTACCTCCTATCCAAGAAGATAGAAGACATGGAAAAAAATCTTCCCGATGCGTTCTTCTACATTGCAAGCTCTTTGAGAGCAGGTGTTTCTTTCTCAGAGGCTTTAGAGGAAGCTTCAACTGCGAGGTTTGGGGCATTGACGGAAGAATTCAAGAGAACCGTGCAGGAGATAAAGAAGGGCAGATCAACAATAGAAGCTCTAAAAGCTTTTGCAATAAGAAATAGGAAATCTTCGATAATTTACCGCTCTACGATGATTATCTTGGAGGCTTATGAAAGAGGAGCCCCAATGGCGGATGTGCTTGTGGCAGTTGCCAACGACGTCCGTGAAATACTGAGAATAAAAAAGGAGAGGAAAGCTTCGACTGGAATGCAGGCAATGTTCTTTATAATTGCAAGTGGGTTCATAGGGCCAGCTATCCTAGGAATTGTTTCCCAAATTATGAATAGCATGAGTTCTCCCGAAATGGGGTTTACTCTGCCCTTAGAAGCGATAGGAAATATTTCCCTTGCGTTCGTGGCAATACAGGCCATAGTTTCAGGCTTGGGGATTGGAATAATAAGAGAAGGGAAGTTCTCCGCAGGCTTCAAATACAGCGCAATGCTGGCTATACTTGGAGAGATAATATTCCTTGTGGCTACCAGGGTTCAGATATCAGGCTTCATGTGA